Below is a window of Geomonas oryzisoli DNA.
AGCTCCTTCAGCTCGCGGCGCGACTTCTCGCAGTTGTCCCTGAAACGGAGGAAGGTTTCCGCCTTGTGCAGGCCGAGTTCCTCCTCCCGGGCGAGCTGGGCCTTGACCCGTTCCGACACGGGGCGGCGCCCCTGGTGCGCCAGGATGTAGCGCATGGAGCCGCCGTGGGTCTCCTGCGGCTCGATGTCCACCAGCTCGAAGCCGTGCCGGCCGAAGGCGTAGGAGATCGATTTCAGCGAGAAAAGGAAGACGTGCTCGTCGTAGATCTGGTCGTAGGAGGTCTTCTCGATGACGTCGCCGAGGTAGGGGTCCTCGAAGGCGACGATGCCGTCGGGCTTCAGGAGCACCTTGATCCCCTCGATGATGGAGTGGAAGTACGGGATGTGGCACATCACGTTGGCCGCCAGGAAGGCGTCGGCCTGCCCCTCCTTGGCCACGATGGCGCGGGCGAGGTCGGCGTCGAAGAACTCGGAGATCGTGTTGATCCCCTTGGAGCGCGCCACCTCGGCCACGTTTTTGGATGGCTCGATCCCCAGGTGCCGCACCCCGGCTTTGGCGAAGTTCTGCAGCATGATGCCGTCGTTGCTCCCGATCTCGACCACGAAACGCTCGGGGCTGCGGTCGCCTAAGAAGTCGTCCATGACGTGCTCGGCGAACTCACGGAAATGCTCGGTCATGAACCGGGAGGTCCCGGAGAAGAAGTGGTAATGCTCGTGGAACATCTGCTCGCGGTCGGGCTGGTCGATCAGCTGGAACATGCCGCATTTCTCGCAGAAGCCGACGGCGAGCTCGAAAAAGTATTCACCGGCGAACTGGTCGGGGGTGAGGAAGCCGTTGGCGATGGGGGTCGGACCGAACGACATGAACGGCTCGATGGGGGCGCTGCAAATGCGACACTCTCTCATGCTTTCTCCTTGTGTCGGGGGGGAAGTGCGGGTGGCCCGGCTTTGCGTATGGCCTGAAGTCCCGTCAGGTCACGCGCCGGCAGAGCGGCACCGTGACCTTGCTGAGTTTGCAACTGATATGCCAATGGGGGTGTGTGTCGTAAGTGATTGAAGAGGCAGGAGTTATTTCGGCAGGGTCTCTGGAGTCAAAATAATGAACGACTGCGGCAGGCGTTTTCAATCCCGCCGTCAGCCGGCGAGGCGGCGCGGGAGGGGGGCGGGTCAACTATTTGACCGCCCCCTTTTTCTGGTGCGTCGGGGACGACGCTACATGCCGGTAAGGAGGTTGACCCTGCGCGGCGCCGATTTTGCCGCCGATTGCTGCACGTCGGCAGGGACCGCTGCACCGGCGCCGGACTGAGACCCGGTACAGGTCATCGCGGCGGGGGACGGGGGCCAGAGGACGTTGTAGGAAAACTCACGTTCCACCTCCCCCGTCCTGTCTCGGCCGGGGCGTGTCCGGACGAAGGCGAAAGGGTCGATGGGGATCTGCTCCATGGGGACGGCGCGCAGCCGGGAGGCCGCCTCGTCTATGAGGTGCTGCAGCAGCGGCGGGGACTGGAACTTGTCGCCCACGGCCTGTACTGCGAAGCAGAGCAGGGCCGAGGCGTCGGGCTTCAGCATGCGCTTCGTGTCCTGGCAGATGACGCGGCACCCTTCGGTGCTGTTTTGCAGCGCACCGCAATCCCCGATGCTGAAGATGAAGTCGAAAAAGCGCGAAGGGAGTAATTCGTGAAAACTGCCAATCTCGCCGTCAATGAGCCGCACCCCGTACACCGGTCGCTCGAGAAGGTTCGCGCTCTCGGTTTGCAGCCGGTCCAGATTCCACACCTCGTAATCCGTTGCCAATGCGCGCACCACACCCGAGGTGCGGCTGCCGAACCCCAGTAGCCTCGCTCCTGCGGGGAGGTTGGCCCGGACAAAGGAAAATACCAGCATCTCCTGGTAGGCCTTGATGTCGGACTCGGAGGGGCGGGCGCTCCAGCCCGGTAACCCCGCGATGTGTCTTTCGAAGTACGGAAAATGGAGGCTGCGGGAATAGGCGAAAAAGCCGAAGCTCCTCGCAGTGATCCTGCTCCCGGCGCGGCGGGCAACCTCGGCTACCTGCAGGGTCGGTGGTGCCGGTTCGAGCATCTGTGCCCCTTGGGCCTGAAAAAGCTGCCTCTCCCGGATCACGATCCTTTCGGCCTCCCGGTTGTAGTGCTCCAGGTGCGCCTCCGAGCGCTGCCCCTCGCCGGGGCGGCTGCGGAAACCTCCCAGCGGTGCATGCAGCGTGTGCAGGCGGGCGTAGCGGAAGAAACGGGCCCAGAGGTCCAGGTCGCCGGCCAGGGCGAACTCGGGGTCGAGCCCACCGGCCTTATCCCAGAGGGCGCGGCGCCAGAAGGTTGACTCCTGCTGGATGAAGGGGGCGTTCACCTCTCCGCGCAGATATTTTTCGCGGCACCAGGCCGGCGGCTCGGAGGAGAATCCGGCAGCGTAACCCTCGTTGTCCCAGAGCGTCGGGCTTCCGGTGAGCCATTCCACCTCCGGGCAGCCGCGAAAGGCGTCGCCGACCAGGTGCAGCGCCCCGGGATGGTACTTGTCGTCGGAGTTGATCCATGCCATGACTTCTCCCGTGGCGCGCTCAAATCCCTCGTTCACCGCCCGGTAGTGGCCGCCGTCCGGGCGGCTCTGCCAGTATGAGAGGTGCTTCTCGTACTTCTTGATGATATCGGCCGAGCCGTCGGTGCTGCCGCCGTCCATGACGATGTACTCGAGGTTGGGGTAGCCCTGGCTCAGCACCGAATCGAGGCACTCCTCCAGGTAGTCGCCCTGGTTGTAGGAGGGGGTGACGATGGAGAGGCGCGGCGCTGGAGGGGTCACGATTACGGCAGGGGAGGCGAAT
It encodes the following:
- a CDS encoding class I SAM-dependent methyltransferase is translated as MRECRICSAPIEPFMSFGPTPIANGFLTPDQFAGEYFFELAVGFCEKCGMFQLIDQPDREQMFHEHYHFFSGTSRFMTEHFREFAEHVMDDFLGDRSPERFVVEIGSNDGIMLQNFAKAGVRHLGIEPSKNVAEVARSKGINTISEFFDADLARAIVAKEGQADAFLAANVMCHIPYFHSIIEGIKVLLKPDGIVAFEDPYLGDVIEKTSYDQIYDEHVFLFSLKSISYAFGRHGFELVDIEPQETHGGSMRYILAHQGRRPVSERVKAQLAREEELGLHKAETFLRFRDNCEKSRRELKELLVSLKEQGKRVVGYGATSKSTTVTNYTGITPDLVEFISDTTPIKQGKCSPGTHIPVKPYEEFQKEYPEYALLFAWNHSKEIMAKEQAFRDAGGKWIVYVPTVEVR
- a CDS encoding glycosyltransferase family 2 protein is translated as MQGITIITPSLNQVTYLEQCIDSILSQNYPDLEYIIMDGGSTDGSVEIIRKYEKYLAYWQSAPDGGHYQALNAGFKRCTKPVMGWLNADDMLHKGGLTVIGDVFDKLPHVDFLTGRRVGFDGEGKLHPFEYMTQTWCHDQLIDEELIRRYSLMVMQEGTYWRRSLWDRAGARLDLGLKLAADYELWVRMSRLAPLYSVDALTGGFRMYSMEQRCNKHRDEYLAECKSVIERELQLGLPPAPHRSIPPPLLRYPLQKFASPAVIVTPPAPRLSIVTPSYNQGDYLEECLDSVLSQGYPNLEYIVMDGGSTDGSADIIKKYEKHLSYWQSRPDGGHYRAVNEGFERATGEVMAWINSDDKYHPGALHLVGDAFRGCPEVEWLTGSPTLWDNEGYAAGFSSEPPAWCREKYLRGEVNAPFIQQESTFWRRALWDKAGGLDPEFALAGDLDLWARFFRYARLHTLHAPLGGFRSRPGEGQRSEAHLEHYNREAERIVIRERQLFQAQGAQMLEPAPPTLQVAEVARRAGSRITARSFGFFAYSRSLHFPYFERHIAGLPGWSARPSESDIKAYQEMLVFSFVRANLPAGARLLGFGSRTSGVVRALATDYEVWNLDRLQTESANLLERPVYGVRLIDGEIGSFHELLPSRFFDFIFSIGDCGALQNSTEGCRVICQDTKRMLKPDASALLCFAVQAVGDKFQSPPLLQHLIDEAASRLRAVPMEQIPIDPFAFVRTRPGRDRTGEVEREFSYNVLWPPSPAAMTCTGSQSGAGAAVPADVQQSAAKSAPRRVNLLTGM